In Ruminiclostridium papyrosolvens DSM 2782, the following proteins share a genomic window:
- a CDS encoding A24 family peptidase yields the protein MIKYIILFIVLLFSVLSDIRTSKIRNIYTVSAIIAGIGINTYFSGIYGFKESIKGSIVPVLILGVFFCARLIGAGDIKLYSSVGAVLGIDFVIMAAAYSFLVCGLYSLAILCIKRRVLSTLVPFFSEIKICFITQSLSVFENKTTRTVVRMSPAIAAGCIFQIVLTL from the coding sequence ATGATTAAATACATTATTCTTTTTATAGTGTTACTGTTTTCAGTATTAAGTGACATAAGAACATCAAAAATCAGAAATATATATACGGTATCCGCTATTATTGCCGGGATAGGGATTAATACTTATTTTTCAGGAATATATGGGTTCAAGGAAAGTATAAAAGGTAGCATTGTTCCTGTATTGATATTGGGGGTATTCTTTTGTGCAAGACTCATAGGAGCGGGGGACATAAAGCTGTACTCAAGCGTTGGAGCTGTTTTGGGCATAGACTTTGTAATTATGGCAGCGGCATACTCCTTCTTGGTTTGCGGCTTATATTCGTTGGCAATATTGTGTATAAAGAGGAGAGTTTTAAGCACATTGGTTCCATTTTTTTCGGAAATTAAAATATGTTTTATTACACAGAGCCTTTCTGTTTTTGAAAACAAAACAACCCGTACAGTTGTCAGAATGTCTCCTGCAATTGCAGCGGGCTGCATATTTCAGATAGTATTAACTTTGTAA
- a CDS encoding patatin-like phospholipase family protein, producing MNKVNLVLEGGGMRGLYTAGVLDCFLDHKMFFKDIVGVSAGACNSVSYITGQRGRNLEINAGYCNDDRYLSIKGLFTRGSIFNMDFLFDDIPNKLIPFDYDKFKNSDCNLTVVATDCETGKSYYAPVKDMRVDDVYVRASSSIPLVSPIVEAAGRKLVDGGPSDSIPIHYSVHNGFDKHVVILTRHKGYEKKPNKFYPMYKFKLKNYPNLSQTIKNRHIYYNESVKLAEKLEEENKAVIIRPKKPIEISRFERNPENLKKLYVEGYKDAEEKYSELIQLCGDCSNFSSLQS from the coding sequence ATGAATAAAGTAAATTTAGTCCTTGAAGGTGGCGGTATGCGTGGATTATATACCGCAGGCGTTTTGGACTGCTTTCTTGACCATAAAATGTTTTTTAAGGATATCGTAGGAGTATCAGCAGGAGCCTGCAACTCCGTTTCATACATTACAGGACAGCGTGGCAGAAATCTTGAGATTAATGCCGGATATTGCAACGATGATCGTTATCTAAGTATTAAGGGTCTTTTTACAAGAGGTTCTATTTTTAATATGGACTTTCTTTTTGATGATATTCCTAATAAGCTTATTCCCTTTGATTACGATAAATTTAAAAACTCCGATTGCAACCTTACAGTTGTAGCTACAGATTGTGAAACAGGTAAGAGTTACTATGCTCCCGTAAAAGATATGAGAGTTGATGATGTCTATGTAAGGGCTTCCAGCTCAATTCCTTTGGTTTCTCCCATAGTTGAAGCCGCAGGAAGAAAACTGGTTGACGGAGGCCCTTCTGACTCTATTCCCATTCACTATTCTGTCCATAACGGATTTGACAAACATGTTGTTATTCTCACACGGCACAAGGGTTATGAGAAGAAACCAAATAAATTTTATCCAATGTATAAATTTAAGCTCAAAAATTACCCTAATCTTTCACAAACAATTAAGAACAGGCATATTTACTATAATGAAAGCGTAAAGTTGGCTGAAAAGTTGGAAGAAGAAAATAAAGCCGTGATTATCAGACCGAAGAAACCAATTGAAATCTCAAGGTTTGAAAGAAATCCTGAAAATCTGAAAAAGCTCTATGTTGAAGGTTACAAAGATGCCGAAGAAAAATACTCTGAACTAATCCAACTTTGCGGAGACTGCAGCAATTTTTCCTCATTACAAAGTTAA
- a CDS encoding EamA family transporter has translation MWFTFALLSAFFAALTSILAKIGITGINSNLATAIRTIVVLVVAWGLVFITGSHHGITNISIKSWLFLVLSGIATGLSWLFYYYALQIGEASKVVPVDKFSVVISIVLAFVILHEAITFKTVLGGIFITLGTFIMIL, from the coding sequence ATGTGGTTTACATTTGCTCTTTTGTCAGCGTTCTTTGCTGCACTTACATCAATTCTTGCTAAAATTGGTATAACAGGGATAAACTCTAATCTTGCAACTGCTATAAGAACCATAGTTGTATTGGTTGTTGCTTGGGGTCTTGTATTTATAACGGGATCACACCACGGTATTACAAACATTAGCATTAAAAGCTGGTTGTTTCTTGTTTTATCTGGAATAGCCACTGGCCTTTCCTGGCTGTTTTATTATTATGCTCTGCAAATAGGTGAAGCTTCAAAAGTAGTCCCTGTTGACAAATTCAGTGTAGTAATAAGTATAGTGCTTGCATTTGTTATATTACACGAAGCCATAACATTTAAAACTGTCCTAGGAGGAATTTTTATAACACTCGGTACATTTATTATGATTCTATAA
- a CDS encoding secondary thiamine-phosphate synthase enzyme YjbQ codes for MKSFRKELFFNTPRRRGYINITHQVQQCIVESGIKEGMVLVNAMNITASVFINDDEAGLHADFEKWLEKLAPEKPYSQYNHNGYEDNADAHLKRQIMGREAVIAITNGKLDFGTWEQVFYGEYDGKREKRVLIKIIGE; via the coding sequence ATGAAATCTTTCAGAAAAGAGTTGTTTTTTAATACACCACGCAGAAGAGGCTACATAAATATAACACATCAGGTTCAACAGTGTATTGTCGAAAGCGGTATTAAAGAGGGTATGGTTTTGGTTAACGCAATGAATATAACTGCAAGTGTATTTATAAACGATGACGAAGCCGGGCTTCATGCTGATTTTGAAAAATGGCTTGAAAAACTGGCACCTGAAAAACCCTATAGTCAATACAATCATAACGGTTATGAGGACAATGCCGATGCACATTTGAAAAGACAAATAATGGGCAGGGAAGCGGTTATAGCAATTACTAACGGCAAGTTGGATTTTGGAACCTGGGAACAGGTCTTTTATGGCGAGTATGATGGCAAAAGAGAAAAAAGGGTGCTTATAAAAATTATCGGGGAATAA
- a CDS encoding amidase domain-containing protein, whose translation MKKKVIAVIFLSLFISCGGISLQANPTEINLAEQVAKEFLCAKMQSAVSHNVDTLDNFFVDNSETSQKNLIFVKKHVLEDYIIPYASNDYVIQKVNPKVQINEALFDGTSAHIKATLTADILWNAANPFGNPINGNKAEKHSLLLSMDKGVWKITQDKFQTKKGNSDELFRDSLYALNEQILALKTEAKIFLDNAKKSKPSKLFPVAPKWKSSRTSNEYNRDEAYNWASSHWNNYSKEYLNFGDEKWKGGDCTNFVSQCLRAGGAANDKAGAFQWYYYRKAALATTNDDYSWTWSTSRGLNSTLSGNYKNNEFGPKATQKVIIGDNQYDASIGEYVIPGDIIQYHWKNKSAISHAAVIVGMIYNSAKIRYEPVIAEHTEDSWFTPWTNNAYKTYFVHITGIN comes from the coding sequence ATGAAAAAAAAGGTTATAGCTGTAATTTTTTTAAGTCTTTTTATTTCATGTGGTGGTATAAGTCTACAGGCTAATCCCACAGAAATAAACCTTGCAGAGCAAGTAGCAAAAGAATTCTTATGTGCCAAAATGCAGTCTGCTGTTTCCCATAATGTTGATACTTTGGATAATTTTTTTGTCGATAATTCTGAGACCTCTCAAAAGAATCTTATTTTTGTAAAAAAACATGTACTGGAGGATTATATAATTCCTTATGCTTCTAACGACTATGTAATACAAAAGGTTAATCCCAAGGTCCAAATAAATGAAGCACTTTTTGATGGTACTTCTGCACACATTAAGGCGACCCTGACGGCAGATATTTTATGGAATGCTGCAAATCCTTTTGGTAATCCTATCAATGGCAATAAAGCAGAGAAGCATTCATTATTACTATCTATGGACAAAGGTGTCTGGAAAATTACACAGGATAAGTTTCAAACAAAAAAAGGGAACTCTGACGAACTATTCAGAGATAGCCTCTATGCATTAAATGAGCAGATTCTCGCACTAAAAACCGAAGCAAAAATTTTTTTGGATAATGCTAAAAAAAGCAAACCTTCCAAACTGTTCCCTGTGGCACCAAAATGGAAAAGCTCCCGAACAAGTAATGAATATAACAGGGATGAAGCTTATAACTGGGCATCCAGTCACTGGAACAATTACTCAAAGGAATACCTGAATTTCGGTGATGAAAAATGGAAAGGCGGAGACTGTACTAACTTTGTTTCTCAATGTTTAAGAGCCGGAGGTGCTGCCAATGACAAAGCAGGAGCTTTCCAATGGTACTATTATAGAAAAGCAGCTCTGGCAACCACCAATGATGATTATTCTTGGACTTGGAGTACTTCCAGAGGACTTAACAGCACTCTGTCCGGTAACTATAAAAATAATGAATTTGGTCCAAAAGCCACTCAGAAAGTAATTATTGGAGATAATCAATATGACGCCTCAATAGGGGAATATGTAATTCCAGGCGATATTATTCAGTATCACTGGAAAAACAAATCAGCTATATCCCATGCAGCCGTTATTGTTGGAATGATTTACAATAGTGCAAAAATCAGATATGAGCCTGTAATAGCTGAACATACCGAAGACTCGTGGTTTACACCATGGACTAATAATGCGTACAAGACCTACTTTGTCCACATTACCGGTATAAATTAA
- a CDS encoding GerAB/ArcD/ProY family transporter, with amino-acid sequence MNSINKVKLSNFQLAVIAIGYFHASTTISNPAIGAKRDAWLAIILGTLGGFIVITMLLYLSKVNKGKNLVEIIEYCFGKTTGKILCLIYILYFLHAAILETEAFSEFMVTVSYPETPIVVIVLVLIIIAVYAARSGLSVIAKSCEVLVPLLPMAIAVVTLSLLNVTDFTGLKPSLIDIPPVIKSAVDLVSSVFADYIVFLMILPYTNSEKGRFKATYWATGITGLILLVISSRNLQIIGPALIEYVRYPSHIAAQLIPAISIDPLVDMNLLIGGGIKVLVSLYAISRITAEIFNIEYKPLVPAFGLLIITLSIWAFPNAMELYSWEHSFAETLISLPPQVLLPLILLIISLIKNKKQQNGQKIQSA; translated from the coding sequence GTGAATAGTATCAACAAGGTCAAACTATCTAATTTTCAGCTTGCAGTAATAGCCATCGGTTATTTTCATGCAAGTACTACAATTTCAAACCCTGCTATAGGAGCGAAAAGAGATGCATGGTTAGCAATAATTTTAGGAACTCTGGGAGGATTTATAGTTATTACCATGCTATTATATCTATCAAAAGTCAACAAAGGGAAAAACCTTGTTGAAATAATTGAGTATTGTTTTGGCAAAACAACCGGAAAAATTTTATGTCTTATTTATATCTTATATTTTTTACATGCAGCAATATTGGAGACTGAAGCATTTAGCGAATTTATGGTAACTGTCAGTTATCCAGAAACACCAATTGTTGTAATTGTATTGGTGTTAATAATTATAGCAGTATATGCAGCCAGAAGCGGTCTTTCAGTAATTGCAAAAAGCTGCGAAGTTCTTGTACCCCTGCTTCCTATGGCAATTGCAGTGGTTACTCTTTCATTGCTTAATGTAACTGATTTTACAGGACTTAAACCATCTTTAATTGATATACCTCCTGTTATTAAAAGTGCCGTTGATTTGGTTAGCTCTGTTTTTGCAGACTATATAGTTTTTCTTATGATATTGCCGTACACTAACAGCGAAAAAGGGAGATTTAAAGCAACTTATTGGGCAACAGGCATTACAGGACTTATACTTCTGGTAATCTCCTCCCGTAACCTGCAAATAATAGGACCGGCACTCATTGAATACGTAAGATATCCTTCACATATTGCAGCTCAGCTTATTCCTGCTATTAGCATTGACCCTCTTGTGGATATGAATCTTCTCATTGGCGGAGGTATTAAGGTTCTAGTATCATTATACGCAATTTCAAGAATAACTGCTGAAATATTTAACATAGAATATAAGCCCCTTGTCCCTGCCTTTGGTTTGCTTATAATTACACTATCTATCTGGGCATTTCCAAATGCCATGGAATTATACAGTTGGGAGCATAGTTTTGCGGAAACATTAATTTCCTTGCCGCCTCAAGTATTACTGCCATTGATATTACTAATAATTTCATTAATCAAAAACAAAAAACAACAAAATGGGCAAAAAATTCAATCTGCATAA
- a CDS encoding Ger(x)C family spore germination protein, producing MIKKIILLLLSTSMIMYLTTGCWNNRDLSELSILTAMGIDQTEDGKIMVTAQIIKPVDVSSSGAGVSGGGGGGEKSFVTVSSTERTIFAALRSLLSKINKKIFYSSSQVIVYSEELAKSGIKDYVDFILRDHETQFKSLVVVAKGTTAKEIVEQAYKLSKIPGGYIRETIKNSKSRGFTKEIPLLGMARELSTEGRELSIGTIEKTDDLTSTEGLAVFRKDKMIGWLDKYETRGYMFLTGRVKSAIVEVESTDNPKEIIGIELMKVSSKFKVSVSDNKPIEVSVKIKVEGNVGEQHSYSGQSAEKVCKSLTNCLEEKITKECYSAIAKCQNEYKSDIFGFGIHVFDKYPNYWRKVTSVWSEKIFPTIKIKVNVDAKINRTGLLNKTIKIR from the coding sequence ATGATTAAAAAGATAATTCTGCTTTTGCTGTCTACGAGTATGATTATGTATTTAACAACAGGCTGCTGGAACAACAGGGATTTAAGTGAATTGTCTATTCTTACAGCTATGGGAATTGACCAGACTGAGGATGGCAAAATAATGGTAACAGCACAGATTATCAAGCCTGTCGATGTCAGCAGTTCCGGTGCAGGAGTTTCCGGTGGAGGCGGTGGCGGTGAGAAAAGCTTTGTAACTGTCAGTTCTACAGAACGTACTATTTTTGCAGCTTTAAGAAGCCTTCTTTCCAAAATAAATAAAAAGATATTTTACAGTTCTTCACAAGTTATAGTTTATAGTGAAGAACTTGCTAAATCAGGAATTAAGGATTACGTAGATTTTATTTTAAGAGACCATGAAACTCAATTTAAGTCTCTTGTTGTAGTAGCCAAGGGGACAACTGCAAAAGAAATAGTAGAACAGGCGTACAAGCTTTCTAAAATTCCCGGCGGTTATATAAGAGAAACAATAAAGAATTCTAAATCCCGAGGATTTACGAAAGAAATACCACTGCTGGGCATGGCAAGAGAATTATCAACAGAAGGCCGTGAGCTATCTATTGGTACTATAGAAAAAACCGATGACTTAACTTCTACTGAAGGCTTGGCCGTTTTTCGGAAAGATAAAATGATTGGTTGGCTTGACAAGTATGAAACCCGCGGATATATGTTTTTAACAGGCCGTGTTAAGTCAGCAATTGTAGAGGTTGAAAGTACTGATAATCCTAAAGAAATAATCGGAATTGAATTAATGAAGGTATCTTCAAAATTTAAAGTTAGTGTCTCAGATAATAAGCCTATAGAAGTTTCCGTTAAAATCAAAGTTGAAGGCAATGTTGGTGAACAGCATAGTTATTCTGGGCAAAGTGCCGAAAAAGTATGTAAATCTCTTACTAACTGTCTTGAAGAAAAAATAACAAAAGAATGTTACAGTGCAATTGCTAAGTGTCAGAATGAATATAAAAGTGACATATTTGGCTTTGGAATTCACGTGTTTGATAAATATCCGAATTATTGGAGAAAAGTTACAAGCGTTTGGAGTGAGAAAATTTTTCCTACCATTAAAATAAAAGTAAATGTAGATGCAAAAATTAACAGAACCGGGCTTTTGAATAAAACAATAAAGATTAGGTAA
- a CDS encoding spore germination protein, with protein MGDIMFNFFKTKGPKNAKTQGTEKPADSSNRSNTQIPKSIEKVKGMLNQEFSLCSDFNLREINLGTLNTRIVIASIEGFFDKAILAENIIEPIINYSGDKNYSSVFTLLSESILSVSDVKDLYSFKECLSGILTGDVVLFIDGQDKAFKIGLKSPEKRAVSEPDTEISIKGSREGFSENLKTNLILLRRRIKNTKFKVESLVLGEQTNTDIAICYIQGIAAPEVVEEVKNRLNRINTDAILATGYMEQFIQDGKMPVFPMVGNSEKPDKVAAKLLEGRVAILADGTPTVLTVPFLIIESFQAQEDYFGEYYFASFMRLLRLMSFFVSVYLPGLYVAVTSFHQTIIPFKLMLTMAATREGIPFSSFIEALIMVITFEILREAGLRMPRAIGQAVSIVGAIVLGDAAVSAGIASAPLVIVAALAGICSFIVPPLMKIGSVLRIIILIAANILGLLGIGFVTYMFTIYLCGKKSFFVPILSPFAPFRGESLKDTFIIAPIWSMHSRPRSLTQNQNRKRTTGKTFAPRGSKK; from the coding sequence TTGGGTGATATAATGTTTAATTTTTTTAAAACCAAAGGTCCTAAAAATGCAAAAACTCAGGGTACAGAAAAACCTGCAGACAGTAGTAATAGAAGCAATACTCAAATTCCTAAATCCATAGAGAAAGTAAAAGGAATGCTGAATCAGGAATTTTCCCTGTGCAGTGACTTTAATCTGCGTGAAATAAATTTGGGAACGCTGAATACAAGAATTGTCATAGCTTCTATAGAAGGTTTTTTTGACAAAGCAATCCTTGCAGAGAATATTATTGAACCTATTATAAATTATTCAGGCGATAAAAACTATTCATCTGTTTTCACACTCTTAAGCGAGAGTATATTAAGTGTTAGCGATGTTAAAGACTTATATTCCTTTAAAGAATGTTTGAGCGGTATTCTCACTGGCGATGTGGTCTTATTCATTGACGGACAGGATAAGGCCTTTAAAATAGGACTAAAATCTCCTGAAAAAAGGGCTGTCAGCGAACCAGATACCGAGATTAGTATTAAAGGCTCAAGAGAAGGCTTTTCAGAAAATCTCAAGACAAACTTGATTCTGCTTAGGAGAAGAATAAAAAATACTAAATTTAAAGTTGAAAGCCTCGTTTTAGGCGAGCAAACAAATACTGATATAGCAATATGCTATATTCAAGGTATAGCAGCACCTGAAGTTGTTGAAGAAGTAAAAAACCGTCTTAACAGAATAAATACTGATGCAATCCTTGCTACCGGATATATGGAACAATTTATACAAGATGGCAAAATGCCTGTTTTCCCTATGGTGGGAAACAGTGAAAAGCCTGATAAGGTTGCAGCTAAACTTCTGGAAGGAAGAGTTGCCATTTTAGCAGATGGAACTCCTACGGTATTGACGGTTCCCTTTCTGATAATTGAGAGCTTTCAAGCTCAGGAGGATTACTTCGGAGAATACTATTTTGCGTCCTTTATGAGGTTACTCAGATTAATGTCTTTTTTTGTATCAGTATACTTACCCGGCTTATATGTTGCGGTTACCAGCTTTCACCAAACCATAATACCTTTTAAGTTAATGCTGACAATGGCAGCGACCAGAGAAGGAATCCCCTTTTCGTCTTTTATAGAAGCCTTAATTATGGTAATTACTTTTGAAATTCTTCGTGAAGCCGGTTTACGTATGCCAAGGGCTATAGGTCAGGCAGTCAGCATTGTAGGAGCTATCGTTCTGGGAGATGCTGCTGTAAGTGCAGGTATAGCTTCTGCTCCGTTGGTTATTGTTGCTGCTTTAGCAGGAATTTGCAGTTTTATTGTACCTCCTCTTATGAAAATAGGTTCGGTTTTAAGAATTATTATATTAATAGCAGCCAATATTCTTGGGTTATTGGGAATAGGCTTTGTTACCTATATGTTTACTATTTACCTTTGTGGTAAGAAATCATTTTTTGTGCCTATTCTCTCCCCATTTGCCCCTTTCCGTGGAGAAAGCCTAAAGGATACCTTTATAATTGCACCTATTTGGTCAATGCATAGCCGCCCCCGTTCACTAACCCAAAACCAGAATAGAAAACGTACAACAGGGAAAACTTTTGCTCCAAGGGGGAGTAAAAAATGA
- a CDS encoding 3D domain-containing protein has translation MTEKDNQKSVDIWMFKILTIVLVLTSTLLAFFCIRVNNVVNQYKEKYNNECAQSMLIMKSNQSLTTNTNNYKSQSDELGKLNKELKKQNEEIKKQLEDLKKQNKQLESTKRELADDNLQLQKSLKKAAAVGVKPQSYKIYSGDNLENNSKKKYIGKFLGTAYTPCAEECGNNKGITSSGKPIVPGVSVAIDKTHWPYGTIFYIKGLGYTIAMDTGSAIKGKNRFDFAVLDKKFAYELGQQYYDVYLVKIGNGKINESIITKSA, from the coding sequence ATGACCGAAAAAGACAATCAAAAGTCAGTAGATATTTGGATGTTCAAGATATTAACTATAGTTTTGGTATTGACAAGTACTTTACTTGCTTTTTTCTGTATCAGGGTAAACAATGTAGTTAACCAGTACAAAGAAAAATATAATAATGAATGTGCTCAATCCATGCTTATTATGAAATCGAATCAATCATTAACGACAAACACTAATAATTATAAATCTCAAAGTGATGAACTAGGTAAACTTAACAAAGAACTTAAGAAACAAAATGAAGAGATAAAAAAACAACTTGAAGATTTGAAAAAACAAAATAAGCAATTGGAGTCTACAAAGAGGGAACTGGCAGATGATAATCTTCAGCTTCAGAAATCACTTAAAAAGGCAGCAGCGGTAGGTGTAAAACCTCAATCATACAAGATTTACAGTGGTGATAATCTTGAAAATAACAGCAAAAAAAAGTATATTGGTAAATTTCTTGGTACGGCATACACTCCATGTGCTGAGGAATGTGGAAATAACAAGGGCATAACAAGCTCAGGTAAACCAATAGTACCGGGTGTATCCGTAGCAATAGATAAAACACATTGGCCTTATGGTACAATATTCTACATTAAGGGGCTGGGGTACACAATTGCTATGGACACGGGCAGTGCTATAAAAGGTAAAAACAGATTTGATTTTGCTGTATTGGATAAAAAGTTCGCATATGAGCTTGGACAACAATATTATGACGTGTACTTAGTAAAGATAGGAAACGGCAAGATTAATGAATCTATTATAACCAAATCGGCTTAA
- the dapB gene encoding 4-hydroxy-tetrahydrodipicolinate reductase, with protein sequence MKVCISGLGRTGKEIARAILAQKEIQLVSAVCSPGSKSLNKDLGEILGMNKTGITVTGSDKLEEVIFRNKPDVVIDFSNPKSALKNALIFSRYRINIVVGTTGFSDYQLKKLYVICRKFKNGIVYAPNITMGVNVLMLLSNLTASLLSSYDFQITELHHKNKLDSPSGTAKKIAGEIQSGLLNKGVVVSHKDIPINSVRAGGVIGKHEVMIVGQEDKIEISHESFSRKAFAQGAVSAAKFIHKKSGYYEMKDVLDLEKVLKTYIENNNKWSSKRHNKYNARPASN encoded by the coding sequence ATGAAAGTTTGTATATCAGGCTTGGGCCGTACCGGAAAGGAAATTGCAAGGGCAATTTTAGCACAAAAAGAAATCCAGCTTGTTTCTGCTGTTTGCAGTCCGGGCAGTAAATCTTTAAATAAGGATTTGGGAGAAATTCTTGGAATGAATAAAACAGGAATTACGGTTACCGGATCTGATAAACTGGAGGAAGTAATATTCAGAAATAAACCGGATGTTGTTATTGATTTCTCAAATCCCAAATCAGCGTTGAAAAATGCTTTAATTTTCTCAAGATATAGGATAAATATTGTAGTGGGAACTACAGGATTCTCAGATTATCAGCTTAAGAAGCTCTATGTAATTTGCAGAAAGTTCAAAAACGGCATTGTTTATGCACCAAACATAACTATGGGTGTAAATGTTCTGATGCTTCTGTCAAATCTAACAGCAAGTTTGCTAAGCAGCTATGATTTTCAGATAACAGAGTTGCATCATAAAAACAAATTGGATTCACCATCGGGAACAGCTAAAAAAATAGCCGGTGAAATTCAGAGCGGTCTTTTAAATAAAGGGGTGGTGGTGTCACATAAAGACATCCCCATAAATTCTGTAAGGGCCGGAGGGGTAATAGGAAAGCATGAAGTAATGATTGTAGGTCAGGAAGACAAAATAGAAATCAGTCATGAGTCTTTTTCAAGAAAGGCTTTTGCACAGGGAGCAGTAAGTGCTGCGAAATTTATTCATAAGAAATCAGGGTACTATGAAATGAAGGATGTCCTTGATTTGGAAAAAGTATTAAAAACGTATATTGAAAATAATAACAAGTGGTCTTCAAAGCGCCACAACAAATATAATGCCAGACCGGCTTCAAATTAG
- a CDS encoding D-alanyl-D-alanine carboxypeptidase family protein: MNKKIISVIVTMILVLNSFPVFAWTPAESLTSSSVVLMDTVRGQVLFGKNAYKHLSPSVMCKLMTALVTIEKTDLNAKVTISKNAASFNGLNLVVGNQYTVEDLLYAVMLSQGNDAAVALAEYVGDGDIQKFVRYMNTKAKELSLKDTYFVNPTGLYEKSQYTSANDIALLIKAAISNNTFNVIFGARGFGWLNGNDSSILTNQNTLFWSYKGVDGGKLGANTNPQSFSAVTTAFQNDKRLIAVVFNNSKENAFSETAKLFDYGFSKFYTGVLVPKNIPQRSIEVDNVKVDLVSKIDVYYTYPVGDSFIKNISFLKNEKLKLPVNTETIAGVLKYTLNDSTVIEVNLYADKTVSAPEDYRTKIKDIITENRDLMAIVSILVIIELVLIIKNLFKFMFRAKKTRTQ; encoded by the coding sequence ATGAATAAAAAAATAATTTCAGTTATAGTGACAATGATATTAGTATTAAACAGTTTCCCGGTCTTTGCATGGACGCCGGCTGAAAGCCTTACTTCCAGCTCCGTTGTTCTAATGGATACCGTAAGGGGACAAGTTCTTTTTGGAAAAAATGCTTATAAGCACTTATCCCCCTCAGTTATGTGTAAACTTATGACTGCGCTTGTTACCATTGAGAAAACTGATTTAAATGCTAAGGTTACAATAAGTAAAAATGCCGCCAGTTTTAATGGCCTCAATCTTGTGGTAGGAAACCAATATACTGTTGAAGATTTGCTTTATGCCGTAATGCTTTCACAGGGGAATGACGCCGCTGTAGCACTTGCCGAGTACGTAGGTGACGGTGATATTCAGAAATTTGTCAGATATATGAACACGAAAGCTAAGGAGCTTTCTTTAAAGGATACATATTTTGTAAATCCAACAGGACTTTATGAGAAATCACAATATACTTCTGCCAATGACATTGCCTTACTTATAAAGGCAGCAATATCAAATAATACTTTTAACGTAATATTTGGAGCCAGAGGTTTTGGTTGGCTCAATGGAAATGATTCTTCAATACTAACAAACCAAAATACACTTTTTTGGAGTTATAAAGGAGTCGACGGCGGAAAATTAGGCGCAAACACAAATCCTCAGAGCTTTTCCGCTGTTACTACAGCTTTTCAAAATGATAAACGTCTTATTGCCGTGGTATTCAATAACAGTAAAGAAAATGCTTTTTCCGAGACTGCAAAACTTTTTGATTATGGATTTTCCAAATTTTATACAGGAGTACTGGTTCCAAAAAATATACCTCAAAGAAGCATAGAAGTAGATAATGTTAAGGTTGATTTGGTAAGTAAAATTGATGTTTATTACACTTATCCCGTAGGAGACAGTTTTATTAAAAATATAAGCTTTTTAAAAAATGAAAAGTTAAAACTTCCGGTTAATACGGAAACTATAGCAGGTGTCTTAAAATACACGCTTAACGACAGTACTGTAATAGAAGTTAATTTATACGCGGATAAGACTGTTTCAGCGCCAGAGGATTACAGAACAAAAATAAAAGATATTATTACTGAAAACAGGGATTTAATGGCGATTGTAAGTATTCTTGTAATCATCGAACTCGTACTGATAATAAAAAATCTTTTTAAATTTATGTTTAGAGCAAAAAAAACAAGAACCCAGTAG